In Candidatus Krumholzibacteriia bacterium, one DNA window encodes the following:
- a CDS encoding carbon-nitrogen hydrolase: MTDAAFKIGLVQMRCTSDAARNLAVADAMIRQAAKDGASVVCLPELFRSLYFCQSEDHSNFALAEPVPGPTTEALGTLAKELGIAIVGSVFERRAAGVYHNTAVVLDADGSLAGIYRKMHIPDDPLYFEKFYFTPGDLGFRAFDTRYGRVGTLVCWDQWYPEAARLTALQGALVLAYPTAIGWHPSEKKEWGESQLDAWQTTQRAHAIANGVYVAAVNRVGHEGPEGGGIEFWGASFVCDPYGRIVQQASHDREAVVLADVDPKLLETARQHWPFLRDRRIDAYAPIVERVLEKR; this comes from the coding sequence ATGACTGACGCCGCGTTCAAGATCGGACTCGTCCAGATGCGCTGTACGAGCGACGCGGCCCGCAACCTGGCGGTCGCCGACGCGATGATTCGCCAGGCCGCCAAGGACGGCGCCAGCGTCGTCTGCCTCCCTGAGCTCTTTCGCAGCCTGTACTTCTGCCAGAGCGAGGACCATTCGAATTTCGCCCTGGCCGAGCCGGTGCCGGGACCAACTACGGAAGCCCTGGGCACCTTGGCCAAGGAGCTCGGCATCGCCATCGTCGGCTCCGTCTTCGAGCGCCGCGCCGCCGGTGTCTACCACAACACCGCCGTCGTCCTGGACGCCGACGGATCGCTCGCCGGGATCTATCGGAAGATGCACATCCCCGACGATCCCCTTTACTTCGAGAAGTTCTACTTCACGCCCGGAGACCTTGGCTTCCGTGCCTTCGACACCCGCTACGGCCGCGTCGGGACGCTGGTGTGCTGGGACCAGTGGTACCCGGAGGCGGCGCGCCTGACCGCGCTCCAGGGCGCGCTCGTTCTCGCCTATCCCACCGCGATCGGCTGGCACCCGAGCGAGAAGAAGGAATGGGGCGAGTCGCAGCTCGACGCTTGGCAGACCACCCAGCGCGCCCACGCCATCGCCAACGGTGTCTATGTCGCCGCCGTCAACCGCGTGGGCCACGAAGGGCCGGAGGGCGGGGGCATCGAATTCTGGGGGGCCTCGTTCGTCTGCGACCCATACGGACGCATCGTCCAGCAGGCATCGCACGACCGCGAGGCGGTCGTCCTCGCCGACGTCGACCCGAAACTCCTCGAGACCGCCCGCCAGCACTGGCCGTTCCTCCGGGATCGCCGCATCGACGCGTACGCACCCATCGTGGAACGAGTCCTGGAGAAGCGGTGA
- a CDS encoding M6 family metalloprotease domain-containing protein has translation MRPLLLALVVPLAVLGPRPAVAVPPHPALGRNEKAAHALVRDLSQAVAAGLDRPAPRSARPPAPILVLLAECSDRPHAANQTPEALASAFFGDPPSLRDYYQRASHGRYSPAGETTAWQQLPHTQAFYADGRHGIGGTGPHNARALVEDAVRAADGQLNFAGFDNDGPDGVPASGDDDGMVDALIVVHAGGSSETSGDPDDLLSHTWFTQQTVQTADGVYVWVYSLVAATSPLGVRVHEFGHLLGLPDLYNRSAVSRDAPGGLGDWSLMGTGAWLGDGEQPGDFDGPSKIELGFVDPIVPPANATGLELSAATDVAAPTLYKVWTHGLPEMEYFVLENRRPAGLDAALPGGGMLVYHVDLTRATNDDPEKPRVRLLQADGREDLEGFANAGDAGDPYPGTGSECCRIAADTTPGTLGSDGSETQIEISNISPPTAAMHFDLRVENRAFFQVQNEVLRERSGDGDGVPEAGEELELEIELENLGLAATNVLQVWRTEPVANATWSVDRATFAALGKGEAATATFVLRPAATLADPALVLHGEAQDASGAQQTLSRTVALGTARGFLACLQAVPSRFTRDCPPTEAPWEVEVLQGQGTWILQDSPGDLAQVYRNASSGRYPNATDVALVSPHFTLQAGSELHLLHSYSTQDLDAGWAHDGGRVEISRHGGAWEALEPRGGYPRRLFPESVPQLARAGVFGGSAPRRWDVFPCGNSSGSARIRFRFASDDSIAAAGWEIARVEVHLAAPEPASTDLQLLAEPNPARFPTRVSFRIDASRGEAALPTHLLLFDARGRLVQVLEHAPVPAQSARFTWDGTDRAGHPVPSGVYWARLEWGERKATTRLLVLR, from the coding sequence ATGCGTCCACTTCTCCTCGCCCTCGTCGTCCCCCTTGCTGTCCTGGGCCCACGCCCCGCCGTGGCGGTGCCGCCGCATCCGGCCTTGGGGAGGAACGAGAAGGCCGCCCATGCCCTGGTCCGGGACCTGTCACAGGCAGTGGCGGCTGGTCTCGACCGGCCGGCACCACGCTCGGCACGCCCGCCGGCTCCGATCCTCGTCCTCCTCGCCGAGTGCAGCGATCGGCCGCACGCCGCCAACCAGACTCCGGAGGCACTCGCGAGCGCCTTCTTCGGTGACCCACCCAGTCTTCGCGACTACTACCAGCGCGCCTCGCACGGACGCTACTCGCCGGCGGGTGAGACCACGGCTTGGCAACAACTGCCCCACACGCAGGCCTTCTACGCCGACGGTAGGCACGGCATCGGCGGCACGGGGCCGCACAATGCTCGTGCCCTGGTGGAGGACGCCGTTCGGGCTGCGGATGGGCAGCTGAACTTCGCGGGCTTCGACAACGATGGCCCCGATGGAGTGCCGGCGAGCGGCGACGACGATGGCATGGTGGACGCGCTCATCGTCGTCCATGCCGGTGGCAGCTCCGAAACGAGCGGTGATCCCGACGACCTGCTCTCGCACACCTGGTTCACCCAGCAGACGGTGCAAACCGCCGATGGCGTCTACGTCTGGGTCTACAGCCTCGTCGCCGCCACCTCGCCCCTCGGGGTCAGGGTCCACGAGTTCGGCCATCTCCTCGGTCTCCCGGATCTCTACAACCGGAGCGCCGTGTCTCGGGACGCGCCGGGCGGTCTCGGGGATTGGAGCCTGATGGGCACCGGCGCCTGGCTCGGGGACGGCGAGCAACCCGGCGACTTCGACGGCCCGAGCAAGATCGAGCTCGGCTTCGTCGACCCTATCGTGCCACCGGCCAACGCCACGGGCCTCGAGCTCTCCGCGGCGACCGACGTCGCGGCGCCGACTCTCTATAAGGTATGGACCCACGGCCTGCCGGAGATGGAGTACTTCGTCCTCGAGAACCGCCGGCCTGCCGGACTCGACGCCGCTCTCCCCGGCGGCGGCATGCTCGTCTACCACGTCGACCTGACGCGGGCGACGAATGACGACCCGGAGAAGCCGCGGGTGCGGCTGTTGCAAGCGGACGGCAGGGAAGATCTGGAGGGCTTCGCGAATGCGGGCGATGCGGGCGATCCCTACCCCGGGACGGGGAGCGAGTGCTGCCGCATCGCCGCCGACACGACGCCGGGAACGCTCGGCTCCGACGGCAGCGAGACGCAGATCGAGATCAGCAACATCTCCCCCCCCACGGCGGCGATGCACTTCGATCTGCGGGTCGAGAACCGTGCTTTCTTCCAGGTCCAAAACGAGGTGTTGCGCGAGCGGAGCGGCGATGGCGACGGCGTCCCCGAAGCCGGGGAGGAACTGGAGCTCGAAATCGAGCTCGAGAACCTCGGGCTCGCCGCCACCAACGTCCTGCAGGTGTGGCGCACCGAGCCGGTAGCGAACGCCACCTGGAGCGTCGATCGCGCCACCTTCGCCGCCCTCGGCAAGGGCGAAGCGGCGACCGCGACTTTCGTGTTGCGCCCCGCGGCGACGCTCGCGGATCCGGCTCTCGTGCTGCACGGTGAGGCGCAGGATGCCTCCGGAGCGCAGCAGACGCTTTCCCGCACCGTCGCCCTCGGAACCGCGCGCGGCTTTCTCGCCTGCCTGCAAGCCGTGCCCTCGCGCTTCACCCGTGACTGCCCGCCGACCGAAGCGCCGTGGGAGGTCGAGGTGTTGCAAGGGCAGGGGACTTGGATCTTGCAAGACAGCCCCGGCGACCTGGCGCAGGTCTACCGGAACGCGAGCAGCGGCCGCTATCCCAACGCCACGGACGTCGCCCTCGTCTCGCCGCACTTCACCTTGCAAGCGGGAAGCGAGCTACACCTTTTGCACTCGTACAGCACTCAGGATCTCGACGCCGGCTGGGCTCATGACGGCGGGCGTGTGGAGATCTCGCGGCACGGAGGCGCTTGGGAAGCGCTGGAACCACGGGGCGGTTATCCGCGCCGTCTCTTCCCGGAGAGCGTGCCGCAGCTGGCTCGGGCCGGTGTGTTCGGCGGCAGCGCCCCACGGCGCTGGGACGTCTTTCCCTGCGGCAACTCAAGCGGCAGCGCCAGGATCCGCTTCCGTTTCGCGAGCGACGATTCCATCGCCGCCGCCGGCTGGGAGATCGCCCGCGTCGAGGTCCATCTGGCGGCGCCCGAGCCCGCCTCGACGGACCTCCAGCTCCTGGCGGAGCCCAACCCGGCGCGATTCCCGACGCGCGTCTCTTTCCGCATCGACGCCTCGCGGGGCGAGGCGGCGCTCCCGACACACCTCCTGCTCTTCGACGCCCGCGGCCGTCTCGTCCAGGTGCTGGAGCATGCGCCGGTGCCAGCGCAGAGCGCTCGCTTCACCTGGGATGGTACGGATCGTGCGGGCCATCCCGTGCCTTCCGGGGTATACTGGGCACGCCTGGAGTGGGGGGAGCGGAAGGCGACGACGAGGCTCCTGGTTCTACGTTGA
- a CDS encoding transglycosylase SLT domain-containing protein, which yields MPGKHIVLAALVLFLGAGSAAAPPQATDLVSVLEAQGELEMAWAWQQRAAVGAADSTLANLQRTLRLLVRRRDYAAAWDILQREGKRLEPGTRAVLAAAVALRLDQPSAALAHLEAATVPAGLAGFAEMQRADACQRLGRWEEARRAALAANAMPLPQEMQRRLRLIEGQACFALGDIERLRLLAPRLGEDARSDDRTGLLLLQLAREVWRGGDTEQGRRWLLDLLAARPAPAESAYAALQVAIARGASPPDVETELLLARYEDRSQRAAQARQRLQALAASGRLTALQEGEAWVAVAESWRRQGRANDCLAVLSAHAERIRGTPSEPEMLRCRGRACRALGDEAGIMASYSELARRFPSDPNADAALYEVGWRQEIGNDYAAAMRTYATVEQQFPQSSLGDDAAFREALCALRSGNLTSAQELFGAMETQHPGSPLVPRSLYWRSWILERRGDVEAARVLRARLQRDHRDSYYAVLAARADSALDAAPTDTAPSWRDAAGSTESPQQIDGLELAGRNHARYLAAIESLHRTGVPAASASFEAEATLWHFCLDYGLANEASWETRRLEQRFAVDPGALLELLATTYVRGVHDRLVRLSFMLSLLVQRPESAAAIEVLRHPAPLSVTLAAATREHGVSHAVVLGVIRQESAFDPRADSRAGARGLMQIMPAVGVRLASQRGEGNLPPERLYATDLNLELGCQLFAEELRRAQGSLPQALAAYNAGSDPAEKWRRRLQPEEPPELYLDVAEYLETRNYLDRVLGGAETYRRVYDLP from the coding sequence ATGCCCGGCAAGCACATCGTGCTCGCAGCCCTCGTGCTCTTCCTCGGCGCCGGGAGCGCCGCCGCTCCACCGCAGGCGACGGACCTCGTGAGCGTCCTCGAAGCCCAGGGTGAGCTGGAAATGGCCTGGGCCTGGCAGCAACGCGCGGCCGTGGGTGCAGCGGACTCGACGCTCGCGAACCTGCAGCGGACGCTGCGCCTGCTCGTGCGGCGCCGGGATTACGCCGCCGCCTGGGACATCCTGCAGCGCGAGGGCAAGCGACTCGAGCCGGGAACACGGGCCGTCCTCGCCGCCGCCGTGGCTCTCCGTCTCGATCAGCCCTCGGCGGCGCTGGCGCACCTGGAGGCCGCCACCGTGCCTGCCGGTCTCGCCGGCTTTGCCGAGATGCAGCGCGCCGATGCCTGTCAAAGGCTCGGGCGCTGGGAAGAAGCGCGGCGCGCCGCGCTCGCCGCGAACGCCATGCCGCTGCCGCAAGAGATGCAGCGCCGTCTCCGCCTCATCGAGGGTCAGGCATGTTTCGCTCTCGGCGACATCGAGCGCCTGCGCCTCCTCGCACCGCGCCTCGGGGAAGATGCGCGCAGCGACGACCGCACCGGTCTCTTGCTGCTGCAGCTGGCGCGGGAAGTCTGGCGGGGTGGCGACACGGAGCAAGGGCGGCGCTGGCTTCTCGATCTCCTCGCCGCCAGGCCCGCACCGGCTGAGTCCGCCTACGCCGCGCTTCAGGTCGCGATAGCGCGCGGTGCATCGCCGCCGGACGTGGAAACGGAGCTGCTGCTGGCGCGCTACGAAGACCGCAGTCAACGGGCGGCCCAGGCGCGCCAGCGCCTGCAAGCGCTCGCCGCGAGCGGCCGCTTGACGGCCTTGCAAGAGGGCGAGGCGTGGGTGGCGGTGGCGGAGAGCTGGCGCCGGCAGGGTCGCGCCAACGATTGTCTCGCCGTGCTCTCGGCGCATGCCGAGCGCATCCGCGGCACGCCGTCGGAACCCGAGATGTTGCGCTGCCGCGGCCGCGCTTGTCGCGCCCTCGGCGACGAAGCCGGCATCATGGCGAGCTACAGCGAACTGGCGCGGCGTTTCCCCTCCGATCCGAACGCCGACGCCGCGCTCTACGAGGTGGGCTGGAGGCAGGAGATCGGCAACGACTACGCCGCCGCCATGCGGACCTATGCGACCGTGGAGCAGCAGTTTCCCCAGAGTTCTCTCGGCGACGATGCCGCTTTCCGCGAAGCCCTCTGTGCCTTGCGGAGCGGCAATCTGACCAGTGCACAGGAGCTTTTCGGCGCCATGGAGACCCAGCATCCCGGCTCGCCGCTGGTGCCGCGTTCGTTGTACTGGAGATCGTGGATCCTCGAACGACGGGGCGATGTCGAAGCAGCGCGGGTGCTCCGGGCCCGCTTGCAGCGCGATCACCGTGATTCTTACTACGCCGTGCTCGCCGCTCGGGCCGACTCCGCCCTCGACGCCGCGCCGACCGACACGGCGCCGTCATGGCGCGACGCGGCGGGGAGTACGGAGAGCCCGCAGCAGATCGACGGCCTGGAGCTCGCCGGCCGCAACCACGCGCGCTACCTGGCGGCCATCGAGTCGTTGCATCGGACCGGGGTGCCGGCGGCCTCGGCGTCGTTCGAGGCCGAGGCCACACTCTGGCACTTCTGCCTCGACTACGGCCTGGCGAACGAGGCGTCCTGGGAGACGCGACGCCTGGAGCAGCGCTTCGCCGTCGATCCCGGCGCGCTCCTGGAGCTTCTCGCCACGACCTACGTTCGCGGCGTACACGATCGCTTGGTACGCCTCTCCTTCATGTTGAGCCTCCTCGTGCAGCGGCCCGAAAGCGCCGCGGCCATCGAAGTGCTGCGCCATCCGGCGCCGCTATCCGTCACCCTCGCCGCCGCGACCCGCGAGCACGGCGTTTCCCATGCCGTGGTGCTCGGCGTCATCCGGCAGGAAAGCGCCTTCGATCCCCGCGCCGACTCCCGCGCCGGCGCCCGTGGTCTCATGCAGATCATGCCCGCCGTGGGGGTGCGTCTCGCCTCGCAGCGCGGCGAGGGGAACCTCCCGCCAGAGCGCCTCTACGCCACGGACCTCAACCTCGAGCTCGGCTGCCAGCTCTTCGCCGAAGAGCTGCGCCGCGCCCAGGGCAGCCTGCCGCAGGCGCTGGCGGCCTACAATGCCGGCAGCGATCCGGCGGAAAAATGGCGGCGCCGGTTGCAACCCGAGGAGCCCCCCGAGCTCTACCTCGATGTGGCGGAATATCTCGAAACCCGGAACTACCTCGATCGGGTTCTCGGCGGCGCCGAGACCTACAGGCGTGTCTACGATTTGCCGTGA
- a CDS encoding NHL repeat-containing protein → MSTICRERAPRPPRLAVVFLVAWSTAAGAEAPPTTLIYPPWGHCYGLHRVTQMHLTMRAGFRAKFDDPQGVAAVKMRAEDDTTTAKDDDELTVFGVNSGQDQIIYNTSLTAIAFYGTSGRGPGQFRRPTGIAADRSGLVVVADTGNDRLHVLWYADDRLEHRRFIQGDFAGARLVRPRGVALEAGEIYVCDPENHRILVLDPEGNLRRLLAPTQDGRPVLREPTAVAAIRARADFNFFGEDFVAVVDSGHTRLLQLSHDGRVLALCRSNELGPQARRFDWVAIDYHANVYCSDRSGRLHKFDRKLHPLLSIGRPGKHDYEFDEPRGLGLYRRFGQLFVAERAGAQYLWTGTDVFTPQLADLAGGADSTWTGEVRFFLTEYARVQLELVDASENRVVLLQTPRWQNVGPVTMPVRFRLAPPSEPLRLRVEATPTYSSRSYLTVRKLGPPLSFPRVVGASP, encoded by the coding sequence GTGTCTACGATTTGCCGTGAGCGGGCACCACGCCCGCCGCGGCTCGCCGTGGTCTTCCTCGTCGCCTGGAGCACTGCGGCCGGCGCCGAAGCACCACCCACCACTCTGATCTACCCACCCTGGGGGCACTGCTATGGCCTGCACCGGGTGACGCAGATGCACCTCACCATGCGCGCCGGCTTCCGCGCCAAGTTCGACGACCCCCAGGGTGTGGCAGCGGTGAAGATGCGCGCCGAGGACGACACGACCACCGCGAAGGACGACGACGAGCTCACCGTGTTCGGGGTCAATTCCGGCCAGGATCAGATCATCTACAACACTTCTCTCACCGCCATCGCCTTCTACGGCACCTCGGGGCGGGGACCGGGACAGTTCCGCCGGCCGACGGGAATCGCCGCCGACCGGAGCGGCCTCGTCGTCGTCGCCGACACCGGCAACGATCGCCTCCACGTCCTGTGGTACGCCGACGATCGCCTCGAACACCGGCGCTTCATCCAGGGCGACTTCGCCGGCGCCCGCCTCGTCCGGCCCCGCGGCGTCGCCCTCGAGGCCGGCGAGATCTACGTCTGCGATCCCGAGAACCACCGGATCCTGGTGCTGGACCCCGAGGGCAACCTGCGCCGTCTCCTCGCTCCGACGCAGGATGGGCGTCCGGTGCTGCGCGAGCCCACCGCGGTGGCGGCGATCCGCGCCCGCGCCGACTTCAATTTCTTCGGTGAAGATTTCGTCGCCGTGGTGGACTCGGGCCACACCCGGCTGTTGCAGCTCTCCCACGATGGCCGCGTCCTCGCCCTCTGCCGAAGCAACGAGCTCGGCCCGCAGGCCCGGCGCTTCGACTGGGTCGCCATCGACTATCACGCCAACGTCTACTGCAGCGACCGCAGTGGGAGGCTGCACAAGTTCGACCGCAAGCTGCACCCGCTGCTCAGCATCGGCCGTCCGGGCAAGCACGATTACGAGTTCGACGAGCCGCGGGGCCTCGGACTCTACCGCCGCTTCGGCCAGCTCTTCGTCGCCGAGCGCGCCGGCGCCCAGTACCTCTGGACCGGGACCGATGTCTTCACCCCCCAGCTCGCGGACCTCGCCGGCGGCGCCGACAGCACCTGGACCGGGGAGGTGCGCTTCTTCCTGACCGAGTATGCCCGGGTCCAACTCGAGCTGGTGGACGCGAGCGAGAATCGGGTGGTGCTGCTGCAGACACCGCGGTGGCAAAACGTCGGCCCGGTGACGATGCCAGTCCGTTTTCGGCTGGCGCCACCTTCCGAGCCGCTGCGCCTGCGTGTGGAGGCCACACCGACGTACTCGTCGAGGTCGTACCTCACGGTGCGGAAGCTCGGGCCGCCGCTTTCCTTCCCACGCGTGGTGGGAGCTTCTCCGTGA
- a CDS encoding SEC59/DGK1/VTE5 family protein produces the protein MSHLKALRYEGWRKAIHLSMLVLPVWIVVAPEAWRLRGLLIAFFFLLGVDLLRLRWKPLGRWLQPRLDGSLRPGEKLGLTSAHYWTLVACFLAWCGPERLAAAALAMPIVGDAAAAVVGRRFGRKRYGSKSLEGSAACFAGCMLAGAFFLPSEPLALAAAAGAATVVEALPLPVDDNLSVPLVAALVLRWCV, from the coding sequence GTGAGTCACCTCAAGGCGCTACGGTACGAGGGCTGGCGCAAGGCCATCCATCTTTCCATGCTCGTGCTTCCGGTCTGGATCGTGGTGGCGCCGGAAGCATGGCGCCTCCGTGGCCTACTCATTGCATTCTTCTTTCTGTTGGGAGTGGATCTCCTCCGGTTGCGCTGGAAACCACTCGGCCGCTGGTTGCAGCCGCGGCTCGACGGTTCTCTGCGGCCCGGAGAGAAACTCGGTCTCACCAGCGCGCACTACTGGACGCTGGTGGCTTGCTTCCTCGCCTGGTGTGGGCCGGAACGCCTCGCCGCCGCGGCGCTGGCCATGCCGATCGTGGGCGATGCGGCGGCGGCCGTGGTGGGCAGGCGCTTCGGGCGGAAGCGCTACGGCAGCAAGAGCCTGGAGGGCAGCGCCGCCTGCTTCGCGGGCTGCATGCTCGCCGGCGCCTTTTTCCTGCCGTCCGAGCCCCTGGCGCTCGCGGCGGCGGCCGGGGCGGCGACGGTGGTGGAGGCCTTGCCGCTGCCGGTGGACGACAATCTGAGTGTCCCTCTCGTCGCCGCGCTGGTGCTGCGATGGTGCGTCTAA
- a CDS encoding tetratricopeptide repeat protein produces MFLRDLFRFLPRSPLRRALGAMNRGEFESAAALLEGMLQPHSLPPEDLSAYACEAYLEAAKQRRDAGDVAGAVRCLERAAALRPGFADVHFRLGEMQEHADQPEVARSAYERALTLNPRYFEARLALARILTHSGESAVALRHLREAAPQAPEALSRVIARMLAETVEGDGSGTRARLEALFADLVSAPSTPVAEGIEAARRALRTGDNLRAIAGLKSLLQQHPRFPDLHNLLGVAYDTEGMLDDAVEEFERAVALNPDYAEARLNLGLGLFHRSRHEEAARHLRWVEKKHPGHALVRSVLAQIESLARPG; encoded by the coding sequence ATGTTCCTGCGCGACTTGTTCCGCTTCCTGCCGCGAAGCCCGCTCCGGCGCGCCCTGGGAGCGATGAACCGGGGCGAGTTCGAAAGCGCCGCGGCGCTCCTCGAGGGCATGCTGCAACCACACTCCTTGCCGCCCGAGGACCTGAGCGCCTACGCCTGCGAAGCCTACCTGGAAGCGGCGAAGCAGCGGCGCGACGCGGGCGATGTCGCTGGGGCCGTCCGTTGTCTCGAGCGCGCCGCGGCGCTGCGCCCGGGCTTCGCCGACGTGCACTTCCGTCTGGGTGAGATGCAGGAGCACGCCGATCAGCCCGAGGTGGCCCGCAGCGCCTACGAGCGTGCCCTCACCCTCAACCCGCGTTACTTCGAAGCCCGCTTGGCTTTGGCCCGCATCCTCACCCACAGCGGCGAGTCCGCGGTGGCGCTTCGCCACCTGCGCGAAGCGGCCCCACAGGCACCGGAAGCCTTGTCCCGTGTCATCGCCCGCATGCTGGCGGAAACCGTGGAGGGCGATGGTAGCGGCACGCGAGCGCGTCTGGAGGCGCTCTTCGCCGACCTGGTGTCGGCGCCGTCCACACCCGTGGCGGAGGGCATCGAGGCGGCCCGCCGGGCGCTCCGCACCGGGGACAATCTGCGCGCCATTGCGGGCCTCAAATCGCTGCTGCAGCAGCACCCGCGCTTCCCGGACCTGCACAACCTGCTCGGGGTGGCGTACGACACCGAGGGCATGCTGGACGACGCGGTGGAGGAGTTCGAGCGCGCCGTCGCCCTCAACCCCGACTACGCCGAGGCTCGTCTCAACCTCGGCCTGGGTCTCTTCCACCGCAGCCGGCACGAGGAAGCCGCGCGCCATCTGCGCTGGGTGGAGAAGAAACATCCAGGTCACGCCCTGGTGCGTTCCGTTCTGGCGCAGATCGAATCCTTGGCAAGGCCGGGCTGA
- a CDS encoding PQQ-binding-like beta-propeller repeat protein gives MVRVRNPYRLRLETPEGYQNQLFSFLAPGDDNDDTRLGVLAAWHDREVKAALAPVFHALTQDYEDRRTPAGARLEDFAQALDAAAAALPPELLREFECALVLCRGRGLYVLYTDGMTPQCSVGGPAQPLQSGLRVRVKDLPVHNDLGGGLRLAARLSLARVFFEDEDRAVLWLDLPTAPPHALAAAETVESARIVLHKEPSLETEAVAAVESTWPESPETAGRDRVRMSYVAVALVAVVFVVALFGMSRWRQMGGEQRGDAENFFSEDVESGGTARSPARVSADVAEKKDPRDSGSDNRVAAQAPVEASLQLLWKKNYRDWVTSSPRVAQGHVVYGCRDGHLYAVSESGEPLWEYDSGSGIGATPEVDGTRVYCGNYAGRAFALRSLDGAELWAHDLGARIVASPALGKSLVFFQTYAGDLVALEQKTGRLVWKQHIGGQQRARALATGKDVLAVSGDGNLLCLEQKSGKVSWSVPLGSRVISNPVRAQDLVVLAGQDGQVHAVAAKDGRIAWRVDLGGTLESGLAADDDRLYIGSTDRSVYALDKDDGSIVWRFKTGGPIRSTPWVQDGRVYVTSYDRHTYVLEAESGETLAKTALRAPIYSSPLVHEGKVYFGSNDGTFYCLSALR, from the coding sequence GTGGTGCGCGTGCGCAATCCGTATCGGCTGCGTCTCGAGACTCCCGAAGGTTATCAGAACCAGCTCTTTTCTTTCCTGGCACCGGGCGACGACAACGACGATACGCGTCTCGGCGTCCTCGCCGCCTGGCACGACCGCGAGGTGAAGGCGGCGCTAGCGCCGGTCTTCCACGCCCTGACCCAGGATTACGAGGACCGGCGCACGCCGGCGGGAGCGCGCCTCGAGGATTTCGCCCAGGCCCTGGATGCGGCGGCGGCAGCGCTGCCGCCTGAGCTGCTGCGGGAATTCGAGTGCGCTCTCGTTCTCTGCCGCGGGCGCGGCCTCTACGTTCTCTACACCGACGGCATGACCCCGCAGTGCAGCGTCGGCGGTCCCGCCCAGCCGCTGCAGTCCGGCCTGCGCGTCCGCGTCAAGGACTTGCCGGTGCACAACGACTTGGGCGGCGGCCTGCGCCTGGCGGCGCGCCTCTCCCTCGCCCGCGTCTTCTTCGAAGACGAAGACCGCGCCGTCCTCTGGCTGGACCTGCCCACGGCACCGCCGCACGCCCTGGCGGCGGCGGAAACGGTGGAGAGTGCCCGCATCGTCCTGCACAAGGAGCCCAGCCTCGAGACCGAAGCGGTGGCGGCGGTAGAGAGCACCTGGCCCGAGTCGCCGGAGACGGCGGGGCGCGACAGGGTGCGCATGTCCTACGTCGCCGTCGCTCTGGTCGCGGTGGTGTTCGTCGTCGCTCTCTTCGGCATGTCCCGCTGGCGCCAGATGGGCGGAGAGCAACGCGGCGACGCGGAGAACTTCTTCAGCGAGGACGTCGAGTCCGGTGGAACGGCGCGCAGCCCCGCGCGCGTTTCCGCCGACGTGGCGGAGAAGAAAGATCCGCGCGACAGCGGCAGCGACAACCGCGTCGCCGCCCAGGCGCCGGTGGAAGCCTCGCTGCAGCTGCTCTGGAAAAAGAACTATCGGGACTGGGTCACTTCCTCGCCCCGCGTCGCCCAAGGACACGTGGTCTACGGCTGCCGCGACGGTCACCTCTACGCCGTGAGCGAGAGCGGCGAGCCGCTCTGGGAATACGACTCCGGCTCCGGCATCGGCGCCACCCCGGAAGTGGACGGCACTCGCGTCTACTGCGGCAACTATGCCGGCCGCGCCTTCGCGCTGCGCTCGCTGGATGGCGCCGAGCTCTGGGCCCATGACCTGGGGGCGCGCATCGTCGCCTCGCCGGCGCTCGGGAAGAGCCTGGTCTTCTTCCAGACTTACGCCGGTGATCTCGTCGCCTTGGAGCAGAAGACCGGTCGCCTGGTGTGGAAGCAGCACATCGGCGGGCAGCAACGGGCCCGGGCCCTGGCGACCGGCAAGGATGTGCTCGCAGTCTCCGGCGACGGCAATCTCCTCTGCCTCGAGCAGAAATCGGGCAAAGTCTCCTGGAGCGTCCCCCTCGGTTCTCGCGTCATCTCCAACCCGGTGCGGGCCCAGGACCTCGTGGTGCTCGCGGGCCAGGACGGACAAGTGCACGCGGTCGCGGCGAAGGACGGCCGGATCGCCTGGCGAGTGGATCTGGGGGGCACCCTCGAATCGGGCCTCGCCGCCGACGACGATCGGCTCTACATCGGCAGCACCGATCGCAGCGTCTACGCCCTCGACAAGGACGATGGCAGCATCGTCTGGCGCTTCAAGACTGGCGGCCCCATCCGTTCGACACCGTGGGTCCAAGACGGCAGGGTGTACGTGACCTCGTACGACCGGCACACCTACGTGCTGGAAGCGGAGAGTGGCGAAACCCTGGCGAAGACGGCGCTGCGCGCCCCCATCTACTCCTCGCCTCTCGTGCACGAGGGCAAGGTGTACTTCGGCTCCAACGACGGTACCTTTTACTGCCTGAGCGCCTTGCGCTAG